One genomic region from Thermoleptolyngbya sichuanensis A183 encodes:
- a CDS encoding actin-binding WH2 domain-containing protein: MKHFAVLLSLLRDRPDFIDDIRRNFKVERKSVSLLISSCFFFAIYGAIIGSSSSWMQMIASAIKLPALYLLTLAICLPTLFFFDVLFGSRLKFSQYVALLMTAMATISVLLFSFAPITLFFLISVHDYTFFQLLNVGIFGLTGLVGIRLFYHGMRSLAEQDAIRLQPEGLPKGELPDYDPYYKSGELDKIDELDEAGDRPAQFRDFAPPDDVRVSAKHSSLATQNNSDLLNTRLKLLRFWLVLYALVGSQLGWTLRPFFGAPGQAFQLFRQIEGNFYSAVFNIILNFLGF, translated from the coding sequence ATGAAGCATTTTGCCGTGTTGCTGTCTCTGTTGCGCGATCGCCCAGATTTTATCGACGATATTCGCCGCAATTTCAAAGTCGAGCGCAAAAGCGTATCGCTGCTGATTTCAAGCTGCTTCTTTTTCGCAATTTATGGTGCCATTATCGGCTCCTCCAGCAGTTGGATGCAGATGATTGCATCGGCGATTAAACTGCCCGCGCTGTATTTGCTGACGCTGGCTATCTGTCTGCCAACGCTGTTTTTCTTTGATGTGCTGTTTGGTTCGCGGCTGAAATTTAGCCAGTACGTGGCGCTGTTGATGACGGCAATGGCGACCATCAGCGTGCTGCTGTTTAGCTTTGCGCCGATTACGCTATTTTTCCTGATTTCGGTTCATGACTATACCTTTTTCCAACTGCTGAATGTTGGCATCTTTGGGCTGACTGGGCTGGTAGGGATACGGCTGTTTTATCACGGAATGCGATCGCTTGCAGAGCAGGATGCGATTAGACTCCAGCCAGAGGGGCTGCCCAAGGGCGAACTGCCCGATTATGATCCCTATTACAAATCAGGTGAACTAGATAAGATAGACGAACTGGACGAAGCGGGCGATCGCCCTGCCCAATTCCGAGACTTTGCGCCACCGGATGATGTGCGGGTTTCTGCCAAACACAGCAGCCTGGCTACCCAAAATAACAGCGACCTGCTCAACACCCGCCTCAAGTTGCTCCGCTTCTGGCTGGTGTTGTATGCATTGGTGGGTAGTCAGTTGGGCTGGACGCTTCGACCCTTCTTTGGCGCACCGGGTCAAGCGTTTCAGTTGTTCCGCCAGATCGAGGGCAACTTTTACAGCGCAGTCTTTAACATAATTCTTAATTTCCTCGGCTTCTAG
- the hisIE gene encoding bifunctional phosphoribosyl-AMP cyclohydrolase/phosphoribosyl-ATP diphosphatase HisIE: MIGQQAQDSPIPLDQIHYNEAGLVPAIVQDYLDGTVLMMAWMNRESLQKTIETGETWFWSRSRAELWHKGATSGHLQHVKALRYDCDSDALLVSVEQVGDVACHTGERSCFHQIDGAIAPPPADTLSQVFEVICDRRDHPNPDSYTCKLLAGGDNKILKKIGEEAAEVVMACKDDDPGAIAGEVADLFYHTLVALAHHNVDLRAVYQKLQERRR, translated from the coding sequence ATGATTGGGCAACAGGCGCAGGACTCTCCAATTCCTTTAGATCAGATCCACTATAACGAGGCGGGGCTGGTGCCAGCTATTGTGCAGGACTATCTGGATGGCACGGTGCTGATGATGGCGTGGATGAACCGCGAGTCGCTGCAAAAAACTATCGAAACGGGCGAAACTTGGTTTTGGAGCCGTTCTCGCGCCGAGTTGTGGCACAAAGGCGCAACCTCTGGGCATCTACAACACGTCAAGGCGCTGCGATATGACTGCGACAGCGATGCGCTGCTGGTGAGCGTGGAACAGGTGGGCGACGTTGCCTGCCATACCGGGGAGCGCAGTTGTTTTCATCAAATCGACGGGGCGATCGCCCCTCCGCCCGCTGATACGCTGTCGCAGGTGTTTGAGGTGATTTGCGATCGCCGCGATCATCCCAACCCAGACTCTTACACCTGCAAGCTGTTGGCAGGTGGGGACAACAAAATTCTCAAAAAGATTGGCGAGGAGGCCGCTGAAGTGGTGATGGCCTGCAAAGATGACGACCCAGGAGCGATCGCCGGAGAAGTAGCCGACCTGTTCTACCATACGCTGGTTGCCCTGGCCCACCATAACGTAGATCTGCGAGCGGTGTATCAAAAATTGCAGGAACGCCGCCGCTAA
- a CDS encoding CHASE2 domain-containing protein, giving the protein MTPPSGDRLSGSTRKRLKALRALAATLGVASLVVTGAVVAVRQLGLLQSTELDTYDALVRRSPDLGPDERLLVVGISDQDIQSLSQPDIHDGTLAEALQNLEQGEPRVIALDVGRDLPVGEGREELLRVLQQSDRILAACTLTKASEPSLAPPPSVPDERVAFADLPFDPRGIIRRASLVITDPLRLPQETAHRCNTPAADNPLVSLGLSMALFYLQDENITAAPAPNGEIQLGQALLKPLAAGQTAGYRRTGATDYQIMLRYRSAQHAAPVVSLMEVLQHQVPPDLIRDRMVIIGYTSSIKKDLFQTPYSGDRDGGEPTPGAILHAQIASHLVSAAKGERALVWYWPLAVEMLWMLGWSLVGGAIAWLITKAHWFLIAEGVAVLVLAGLSYLLFLQGGWVPLAPAAIALLSTALAVVILDRATKGGYTEALFEQMKEKVQGVIKPTVEIDQEKRARQVAEITESSYFKDLQQRAREIRERRAREGEDSGKA; this is encoded by the coding sequence ATGACTCCTCCATCGGGCGATCGCCTTTCGGGTTCAACGCGCAAACGGCTGAAGGCGCTACGGGCACTGGCGGCGACGCTGGGTGTGGCAAGTTTAGTCGTGACGGGAGCAGTTGTGGCGGTGCGTCAGTTGGGGCTGTTGCAAAGCACCGAGTTAGACACCTACGATGCGCTGGTGCGGCGATCGCCCGATCTGGGGCCCGATGAGCGGCTGCTGGTGGTGGGCATTTCCGACCAGGATATTCAATCGCTGAGCCAGCCCGATATCCACGACGGCACACTGGCAGAAGCATTGCAAAATCTGGAGCAGGGGGAACCGCGCGTGATTGCGCTGGATGTGGGGCGCGACTTGCCTGTGGGCGAAGGGCGAGAGGAACTGCTGCGCGTGCTGCAACAGAGCGATCGCATCCTTGCTGCCTGCACCCTCACCAAAGCCAGTGAACCCAGCCTTGCGCCGCCCCCCAGTGTGCCCGACGAACGGGTAGCCTTTGCCGACCTGCCCTTCGACCCCAGGGGCATAATCCGCCGCGCCAGCTTGGTGATTACCGATCCGCTGCGGCTGCCCCAGGAAACGGCACACCGCTGCAACACGCCCGCCGCCGACAATCCGCTGGTCTCTCTGGGCTTGTCAATGGCGCTGTTTTACTTGCAGGACGAGAATATTACCGCTGCTCCTGCCCCCAACGGCGAAATTCAGTTGGGTCAGGCATTGCTGAAACCCCTGGCAGCAGGACAGACCGCAGGGTATCGGCGTACAGGCGCGACGGACTATCAGATTATGCTGCGCTATCGCTCGGCGCAACATGCCGCGCCCGTAGTCAGCCTGATGGAGGTATTGCAACACCAGGTGCCCCCTGATCTGATCCGAGATCGCATGGTCATCATCGGCTATACCTCTAGTATCAAGAAAGACCTGTTTCAAACGCCCTACAGCGGCGACCGCGACGGCGGCGAACCCACCCCTGGTGCGATCCTCCATGCCCAAATTGCCAGCCATTTGGTCAGCGCGGCCAAGGGAGAGCGGGCCCTGGTGTGGTATTGGCCGCTGGCAGTGGAAATGCTCTGGATGCTGGGCTGGTCGCTGGTGGGCGGGGCGATCGCCTGGTTGATTACCAAAGCCCACTGGTTCCTGATTGCTGAGGGCGTGGCGGTGCTGGTGCTGGCGGGATTGTCGTACCTGCTGTTTCTGCAGGGCGGTTGGGTGCCCCTTGCGCCAGCGGCGATCGCCCTCCTCAGTACGGCCCTTGCCGTCGTCATCCTGGATCGCGCCACCAAAGGTGGCTACACCGAAGCCCTGTTCGAGCAAATGAAAGAAAAAGTGCAGGGCGTGATCAAGCCCACCGTCGAAATCGACCAGGAAAAACGCGCCCGCCAAGTCGCCGAAATCACCGAAAGCAGCTACTTCAAAGACCTCCAGCAGCGGGCCCGGGAGATCCGAGAGCGGCGGGCGCGGGAAGGCGAAGACAGCGGGAAGGCATGA
- the cax gene encoding calcium/proton exchanger codes for MLLKRFPALVLLVFIPISLLAHGQDWGDAAVFVTSALAIAPLAIFLSRATEELALALGPTVGGLMNAVFGNATELIISLAALRRGLVDLVKASITGSILGDLLLVLGLAMLLGGLKYKEQSFEPIVVRVNGSSMTLAVTAIALPTIVINTSNFVDAQDIANLSIIVAVVLIVVYGLTLLFSLKTHSYLYDVCKAKQDPQLEENGRSPLWVWIGVLLLATVGIAVESELFVGVVEEVIADWALTPLFTGVVLLPLLGDVSGYVTAVRVAMKNNMDLPVSVAMGSSLLVALFVAPVLVLVGQAMGQPMDLDFNPFEAITVAIAVFIVNLISLNGRSNWLDGTLLLATYAILAAAFYYHPA; via the coding sequence ATGCTGCTCAAACGGTTTCCTGCGCTGGTGCTGCTGGTCTTTATCCCGATTTCGCTGCTGGCGCACGGGCAAGACTGGGGCGATGCGGCGGTGTTTGTGACTTCGGCGCTGGCGATCGCCCCGCTGGCCATCTTCCTCAGCCGCGCTACTGAGGAGCTAGCCCTAGCGCTGGGGCCAACGGTGGGCGGGCTAATGAATGCTGTGTTTGGCAATGCGACGGAACTGATCATTTCGCTGGCGGCCCTGCGGCGTGGGCTGGTGGATCTGGTCAAGGCGAGCATTACGGGCAGCATTTTGGGCGATTTGCTGCTGGTGCTGGGGCTGGCGATGCTGCTGGGCGGGCTGAAGTATAAAGAGCAATCGTTTGAGCCGATTGTGGTGCGGGTGAACGGTTCATCCATGACGCTGGCGGTGACGGCGATCGCCTTGCCCACGATTGTCATCAATACGTCCAACTTCGTGGATGCACAGGACATTGCCAACCTGTCGATCATTGTGGCTGTGGTGCTGATTGTGGTCTACGGGCTGACGCTGCTGTTTTCACTAAAAACCCACAGTTACCTCTACGACGTATGCAAGGCCAAGCAAGATCCACAGCTAGAGGAAAACGGGCGATCGCCGCTGTGGGTGTGGATAGGAGTGCTGCTGCTGGCGACAGTAGGGATCGCCGTCGAGTCGGAACTGTTTGTGGGCGTGGTGGAAGAGGTGATTGCCGACTGGGCGCTCACGCCGCTGTTTACGGGCGTGGTGCTGCTGCCGCTGCTGGGCGATGTGTCTGGCTATGTGACTGCCGTGCGCGTGGCGATGAAAAATAATATGGATTTGCCTGTGTCGGTAGCGATGGGGTCGAGCCTGCTGGTGGCGCTGTTTGTGGCTCCGGTGTTGGTGCTGGTGGGGCAGGCGATGGGGCAGCCGATGGATCTGGACTTCAACCCATTTGAGGCGATTACCGTGGCGATCGCTGTGTTTATCGTCAACTTGATCAGCCTGAACGGGCGATCGAACTGGCTGGACGGGACGCTGCTGCTGGCGACCTACGCGATTCTGGCGGCAGCGTTTTATTACCATCCGGCGTAG
- a CDS encoding GNAT family N-acetyltransferase, whose amino-acid sequence MDAIYKTFRIRDWQPGDRAVAAELIYTVLAEYGLGSEPNGADQDVLQVETAYWATGGEFWVVEQASSLVGTAGYYPIRRGENAVEIRKMYLHPSVRGQGLGKFLLMELEGAIARSGYTQIWIETASVLKEAVLLYERQGYEPASGVETARCDRVYVKYLA is encoded by the coding sequence ATGGACGCAATCTACAAAACCTTTCGGATTCGAGATTGGCAGCCAGGTGACCGCGCCGTTGCTGCCGAGCTAATTTACACGGTGCTGGCGGAGTACGGACTCGGCAGCGAACCTAACGGAGCCGACCAGGACGTGCTTCAGGTGGAAACGGCGTATTGGGCAACGGGTGGCGAATTTTGGGTGGTGGAGCAAGCGAGCAGCCTCGTCGGCACGGCGGGCTACTACCCCATTCGCCGGGGTGAAAATGCCGTCGAGATTCGCAAAATGTACCTGCATCCCAGCGTGCGCGGCCAGGGCTTGGGCAAGTTTTTGCTGATGGAACTGGAGGGGGCGATCGCCCGCAGCGGCTATACGCAAATCTGGATCGAAACCGCCAGCGTCTTGAAAGAAGCCGTCCTGCTCTACGAGCGACAGGGCTACGAACCCGCCAGTGGGGTAGAAACCGCAAGGTGCGATCGCGTCTATGTGAAATATCTCGCTTGA
- a CDS encoding ABC transporter ATP-binding protein translates to MTPSSADPSEWERSPTRRPQRPTDWRLLKMLLPYAMRHQRLLLISLIMLIPTAIGDAVQPILVGQAISLIRNEPVLGFLRGLTLAQGLNLLVVLLLITIVVRLTFDGLQSFLVQKVGQRITADIRNDLFFHVTSLATRFFDRTPVGKLITRLTSDVDALGDVFSTGAIGIIGNLFSIIVIALTMFTLEWRLASMLIAMLIPITILTIYFQRKYRQANYRAREELSSLNATLQENIVGINVVQLFRREAFNAELFRTINQRYIKEVDRTIVFDSLVSATLEWISLVAIAAVLWLGGVLVLQQSLLFGTLASFILFAQRLFDPLREFAEQFTAIQAGFTALERVSDILVEPIEIRDPEVGEQGVPSVFPASTQTPGEIRFDCVSFGYKADELVLRDLDFTIAPGEKVALVGPTGAGKSSIIRLLCRLYEVTSGRILLDGIDIREMPQAELRRRMAVILQDGFLFAGDVKGNIALGENYSMADIQRAAEQTNVAKFIEQLPQGYNTELRQRGTNLSGGQKQLLAFARAAIRNPPILVLDEATANLDVGTESLIQEALETLLEGRTAIIIAHRLSTIRSVDRILVLKRGQLVESGSHEDLLAQNGLYASLYRLQMLEG, encoded by the coding sequence ATGACCCCATCCTCCGCAGACCCTTCCGAATGGGAGCGAAGCCCGACCCGTCGCCCCCAGCGCCCGACGGACTGGCGACTGCTCAAGATGCTCCTGCCCTACGCTATGCGGCATCAGCGGCTGCTGCTGATTTCGCTAATCATGTTGATTCCGACGGCGATTGGGGATGCGGTGCAGCCGATCTTGGTGGGGCAGGCGATTTCGCTGATTCGCAATGAGCCAGTGCTAGGCTTTTTGCGGGGATTGACCCTGGCACAAGGGCTGAATCTGCTGGTGGTGCTGTTGTTAATCACCATTGTGGTGCGGCTGACGTTCGATGGGTTGCAGAGTTTTCTAGTGCAAAAGGTGGGCCAGCGCATTACTGCTGACATTCGCAATGACTTGTTTTTCCACGTCACGTCGCTGGCCACTCGCTTTTTCGATCGCACTCCCGTGGGCAAGCTGATTACGCGCCTGACCAGTGATGTAGATGCGCTAGGTGACGTGTTTTCTACAGGAGCGATCGGGATCATCGGCAATCTTTTTTCCATCATTGTAATTGCGCTGACGATGTTCACGCTGGAATGGCGGCTAGCATCCATGCTGATTGCCATGCTGATTCCCATTACCATCCTCACAATCTACTTTCAGCGGAAATATCGGCAGGCCAACTATCGGGCCCGCGAAGAGTTGTCGTCGCTCAATGCCACGCTGCAAGAGAATATTGTCGGCATTAACGTGGTGCAACTGTTTCGGCGGGAGGCGTTTAATGCCGAACTCTTTCGCACCATCAACCAGCGCTACATCAAAGAAGTCGATCGCACGATTGTGTTCGACTCGCTGGTGTCGGCGACGCTGGAATGGATTTCGCTCGTGGCGATCGCCGCTGTGCTTTGGCTGGGGGGCGTGCTGGTGCTGCAACAGTCCCTCCTGTTTGGCACCCTAGCGTCCTTTATCCTCTTTGCCCAGCGCCTCTTCGATCCCCTGCGCGAATTTGCTGAACAGTTCACCGCCATCCAGGCAGGCTTTACTGCCTTGGAGCGAGTCAGCGATATCCTGGTCGAGCCAATCGAAATCCGCGATCCGGAGGTCGGGGAGCAAGGAGTCCCGTCTGTTTTCCCTGCTTCTACCCAAACCCCCGGCGAAATCCGATTCGATTGCGTCTCTTTCGGCTACAAAGCGGATGAACTGGTGCTGCGCGATCTGGACTTCACCATTGCTCCGGGCGAGAAGGTGGCGCTGGTGGGGCCGACGGGCGCGGGCAAAAGCTCGATCATTCGCCTGCTGTGTCGGCTGTATGAAGTAACGAGCGGGCGCATTCTGCTGGATGGCATAGACATTCGCGAAATGCCCCAGGCAGAACTGCGGCGGCGGATGGCGGTAATTTTGCAAGACGGATTTTTGTTTGCGGGCGATGTGAAGGGCAATATTGCGCTGGGCGAAAACTACTCAATGGCGGACATCCAGCGGGCGGCAGAGCAGACGAACGTGGCAAAATTTATCGAGCAGTTGCCCCAAGGCTACAACACAGAGCTGCGGCAGCGCGGCACAAACCTGTCGGGTGGGCAAAAGCAGCTTCTAGCCTTTGCGCGGGCTGCCATCCGCAATCCGCCAATTCTGGTGCTGGATGAGGCGACTGCAAACCTGGACGTGGGTACGGAATCCCTGATTCAGGAAGCATTGGAAACTCTGCTAGAAGGGCGCACCGCCATTATCATCGCGCATCGCCTCTCGACGATTCGCAGCGTGGACCGGATTCTGGTGCTGAAGCGAGGACAACTGGTGGAATCGGGCAGCCATGAGGATCTGCTGGCACAAAACGGGTTGTATGCCAGTTTGTATCGGCTGCAAATGCTGGAAGGTTAA
- a CDS encoding MFS transporter — protein sequence MLARKLAGWLPDLDFRVWILIAGRLLSQVGTGFTLFYAPIFFVNRVGLSATLVGVGLGVGAIAGVLGRVLGGSFADSPKIGRRRTLLLSAAVSAAASAILAVTFDFPTFLIGNLLMGLGIGLYWPATETVVADLTTIDQRNEAYALARLGDSLGLGVGVALGGGLIAATGSYRALFVIDAMSYVIFFGIVYRAIAETRNPAQAHQSMLKSWKQALSDGSLLIFTVVCTLFTTYLALLNSALPLYFANFVPTAAGRGFSTSTISVLFSSYVALTALTQLPVIRKLQGLTQPQMLIVSAMFWGAGFGLVWATGIARVMPLGWAVLALVLMAIATAAYTPGAASLVVALAPAELRGVYLSVNSLCWAAGYFIGPVLGGWAMDGTAQLAHGFWIACAASILPSILTLQYLDNRIRQEGRHYRRSDVGR from the coding sequence GTGTTGGCACGAAAACTGGCGGGGTGGTTGCCGGATCTGGATTTTCGGGTGTGGATTTTGATTGCGGGGCGGCTGCTGTCGCAGGTGGGAACCGGATTCACGCTGTTCTATGCGCCGATTTTCTTTGTAAACCGGGTGGGGCTGTCGGCGACGCTGGTGGGCGTGGGGCTGGGGGTCGGGGCGATCGCCGGAGTGCTAGGGCGCGTCTTGGGCGGGTCGTTTGCCGATTCCCCAAAGATTGGGCGACGGCGGACGCTGCTCCTGTCGGCAGCGGTGTCGGCAGCGGCTTCGGCCATTCTGGCGGTCACATTCGACTTCCCCACCTTCCTGATCGGCAACCTGCTGATGGGACTGGGGATTGGGCTATATTGGCCAGCCACCGAAACGGTCGTCGCAGATTTGACCACCATCGACCAGCGAAACGAAGCCTACGCGCTGGCGCGGCTGGGCGACAGTCTGGGGCTGGGCGTGGGCGTGGCGCTGGGCGGCGGGCTGATTGCAGCAACGGGTTCCTATCGAGCGCTGTTTGTGATCGACGCAATGTCCTACGTCATCTTTTTTGGGATTGTGTATCGGGCGATCGCCGAAACCCGCAATCCCGCCCAGGCGCATCAGTCCATGCTGAAAAGCTGGAAGCAGGCCCTCAGCGACGGCAGTCTGCTGATTTTTACCGTGGTGTGTACGCTGTTCACCACCTATCTGGCGTTGCTCAACAGCGCCTTGCCGCTTTACTTCGCCAACTTTGTGCCGACTGCGGCGGGACGCGGATTTTCCACCAGCACCATTAGCGTTTTGTTTTCGAGCTATGTGGCGCTGACAGCACTGACGCAGCTTCCGGTGATTCGCAAGCTGCAAGGACTAACTCAGCCGCAAATGCTGATCGTGTCGGCGATGTTTTGGGGCGCGGGGTTTGGGCTAGTTTGGGCGACGGGTATAGCGCGAGTGATGCCGCTGGGCTGGGCAGTGCTGGCGCTGGTGCTGATGGCGATCGCCACGGCTGCCTATACCCCAGGAGCCGCCTCGCTCGTCGTTGCGCTGGCTCCAGCAGAATTGCGTGGAGTGTATCTTTCGGTCAATTCACTCTGCTGGGCAGCGGGCTACTTCATTGGCCCGGTTCTGGGTGGTTGGGCGATGGATGGCACGGCTCAACTCGCACACGGTTTCTGGATCGCCTGCGCCGCCAGCATTCTACCTTCCATCTTGACGCTGCAATATTTGGATAACCGGATTCGCCAGGAAGGACGACACTACCGCCGGAGTGATGTGGGGCGCTAG
- a CDS encoding nuclear transport factor 2 family protein → MQKPPEFPLPQMNRLNGLLVRPVGRAVALRLGLTRRDWRRANLVIPAVLLGVLLSWAGRVGAQTPPAPAEPAAPAPAVRPAPEELTEAIARLDAAASSRNLRDVMRLFSRNFTHADGLTYDTLSTALQRFWQPYRSLTYQTVLDSWERDGNALVANTTTTITGTRDINGRIVTLNSVMSTRQRYENGRIVSQSVLSERTEVSSGDFPPSVQVQLPAQVLVGQSFDFDVIVQEPLGDRLLLGAAIEETVNAQGYLSAAPLNLELLSAGGLFKTGQAPALPSDRWITGVLVREDGIVQHTRRLQVVDDPSLITTPTPAPRRRLPRLR, encoded by the coding sequence ATGCAGAAACCCCCTGAATTTCCATTGCCCCAGATGAATCGCCTGAATGGGCTATTGGTGCGCCCCGTCGGGCGGGCAGTAGCTTTGCGGCTGGGCCTGACGCGCCGAGACTGGCGGCGGGCAAATTTGGTGATTCCGGCGGTGCTGCTGGGGGTGTTGCTCAGTTGGGCGGGTCGCGTGGGGGCCCAGACTCCACCTGCGCCGGCGGAGCCTGCTGCACCCGCGCCCGCTGTGCGGCCTGCGCCGGAGGAACTGACGGAGGCGATCGCCCGCTTGGATGCCGCCGCCAGCAGCCGCAACCTGCGAGATGTGATGCGCCTCTTCAGCCGCAACTTTACCCATGCCGACGGGCTGACCTATGACACACTCAGCACTGCGCTCCAGCGGTTTTGGCAGCCCTACCGCAGCCTGACTTATCAAACCGTGCTGGATTCCTGGGAGCGGGATGGCAATGCGCTGGTTGCCAACACCACCACGACGATTACAGGCACTCGCGATATCAACGGACGCATCGTGACGCTGAATTCCGTGATGTCTACGCGCCAGCGCTATGAAAACGGACGCATTGTGTCTCAATCAGTGCTATCCGAGCGTACCGAAGTCTCCAGTGGAGATTTTCCGCCCAGCGTGCAGGTTCAGCTTCCGGCGCAGGTGCTTGTGGGGCAAAGCTTTGATTTTGACGTGATCGTGCAGGAGCCGCTGGGCGATCGCCTCTTGCTGGGCGCAGCCATTGAGGAAACTGTGAATGCTCAGGGCTATCTCAGCGCCGCGCCGTTGAACTTGGAACTGCTGTCGGCAGGGGGTTTGTTCAAAACGGGGCAGGCTCCTGCGCTACCGAGCGATCGCTGGATTACCGGCGTGCTGGTTCGCGAAGACGGCATTGTGCAGCATACTCGTCGTCTGCAAGTCGTGGATGATCCGTCCCTGATTACCACGCCAACGCCTGCGCCGCGCCGCCGCCTGCCTCGCCTGCGATAA
- a CDS encoding tetratricopeptide repeat protein, translating into MRIAGADCEPANRHPANHTPCTLRNPIAPKARMTMNLDHNQNQPEFWDGHGCALCETEQFSEAVAAFDRAIALDPSYCKAWNNRGNALCGLKRYAEALDSYDRAVAMQPDYHQTWFNRGLLFAEMQAYGNALENFEQAIALSPDPRYLHAREDIWLKRKLISA; encoded by the coding sequence ATGCGAATTGCCGGGGCGGATTGCGAACCCGCGAACCGCCACCCTGCAAACCATACGCCCTGCACCCTGCGAAACCCTATTGCACCCAAGGCAAGAATGACGATGAATCTGGATCACAATCAAAACCAACCGGAATTTTGGGACGGACATGGCTGCGCCCTGTGCGAAACGGAGCAATTTTCAGAAGCCGTGGCAGCCTTTGACCGGGCGATCGCCCTCGACCCCAGCTATTGCAAAGCCTGGAACAACCGTGGCAATGCCCTGTGCGGTCTGAAGCGCTACGCCGAAGCGCTGGATTCCTACGACCGCGCCGTGGCGATGCAGCCCGACTATCATCAAACCTGGTTTAACCGGGGGCTGCTATTTGCCGAAATGCAGGCCTACGGCAACGCGCTGGAAAACTTTGAGCAGGCGATCGCCCTCAGCCCCGATCCGCGCTATCTCCACGCCCGCGAAGACATCTGGCTCAAGCGCAAACTGATCTCGGCATAA
- a CDS encoding DUF4278 domain-containing protein, producing the protein MQLTYRGTEYTPCAELPATSQSFYGHYRGAEMTMRHSSELPVQPFVNLTYRGAQYRPEAAPLFSNTAAIAL; encoded by the coding sequence ATGCAACTGACCTATCGCGGCACCGAATATACCCCCTGCGCCGAACTGCCTGCTACCAGCCAATCTTTTTACGGACACTATCGCGGCGCTGAGATGACGATGCGCCACTCCTCTGAACTGCCAGTTCAGCCTTTCGTCAACCTCACCTATCGTGGCGCACAGTATCGCCCTGAAGCGGCTCCTCTCTTCAGCAACACAGCGGCGATCGCCCTCTAA
- the ndhL gene encoding NAD(P)H-quinone oxidoreductase subunit L, translated as MLTISDSLPLVPLLYVALAGAYLLALPLLTMLYLKQRWYTAGSIERLLLYFLVFFLFPGLLLISPFLNFRPEKRQLET; from the coding sequence ATGCTCACCATTTCCGACTCCTTGCCGCTGGTTCCCCTGCTCTATGTCGCGCTGGCAGGTGCTTATCTGCTGGCGCTACCGCTGCTGACGATGCTGTATCTCAAGCAGCGGTGGTATACGGCTGGCTCCATTGAGCGGCTACTGCTCTATTTCCTGGTGTTTTTCCTGTTTCCGGGATTGCTGCTGATCAGCCCGTTCCTCAATTTTCGTCCCGAAAAGCGACAGTTGGAAACTTGA